AGCATCCATCCGTTCTTTTGAAATAACAGAACTGTTCACTGTCACAGACTTTCCAAGCTGATTCCCTAAAAGAAGGAAAAAGTCCTCTTTCCATGCATGAATAGGTATACCTCTGAAAGTAATCCACGTAAATCTATCTTCCGCAACAAACGATCCATCCCAGGGCAGAATTCTATCGAAGAATTCAGGAAAAAGAATTGTGGACTTCAGCTTGAAACTGTCGAGCTGAACTGGATTTTCAAAATTGAGCAAGACGTATGAACCTCCTAACAGTGAGCTTGATAAAAAACAAATTCCTTTTCCATCCAGGAATGAGTTAACCTCCAGTACATTAGGTAAACTCCTCACTGATGCAATCAAGCTGAAAGTATCATCCCGCGCCACTGCGCAATCATAACGTAAAGGAATTTTTGAGACAACATTAGCATATGACCTTGAATCCCTTACTGAATCAGAAAAATTTGGTCGAGCCATAGCAGGAACTGGTTTCTGTTCCGGCTTCAAAATCCTAACAGAATTCTGAAAAATTGGTTTAGGGTATTTGGAAACAAAAGCCCTAATCTTATGATATCCGATAGACACGGTGTTTAAACGATCAACATTCTCTTCCAAAGGCATCGTGTTATCAGTATGAAGGAATCCAAATCTTTTGTTGTTTCTGTTTCTGCGCCTCGTGATTATTACTCTCCCAAAGACTCCAAATTTCTCAAACGCCCGTTGTAAGTCCATATATAACCAATGATTTGGGTAATTCTCAAAATAAATAGTTGAGACATTAAGAAGTTGGGGATTCTGGTGTCCTGACCGGTGGAGGGAGGTGGTGTTTGTGGTGGTCGGATAGTGGTGTTTAGGGTTAGAGTTTGGGCGGAAGCTCATGGCTGCTTTTTCTCATTCTGTGGTACGATATTATACGTTTATGTGTACAAAAATGATCTAACATGACGTATATTAAATCACTTTACATTTAGCTCCACATCGATTGAAGATATATTTAATAAGGCCGAAAAGATGATAATATATAGTGATATGATTGATATACTTAATACAATGGCTAAAGTTATGATAGAATGAATACtttatctaattaataaaatatgctGATAAAAACTCAGAATTAGCAACTTCTCcaacattttatatatataaaaaaatattttggatCGAAAATCTTATCTTGTCTAATACATGAGTTATGATCTTCTTTTAGTTAGTGCAACGAGATGGCCACTCTTCTCATATAAGCCAATGGCCAATTAATAAGCttctaactaattaaaaataatcctaactttattttttccaatttaaattaacttgagctcaaatattatatatttagtaTGTTCTATATAGAATATATTAAATTGGCAAAATCTGCaattatattgaaattattaGAATATGTTCCTATTATGATAAAAAAGAATACATTTATATTGATTAGAAGATCAAATTGATTAAGACATTGTAAAGATTCCAAAAAGATAAATCCATTGTATACCAATATAAAATGTATGTATTTGctatatataagaaaatgaaTTTCTTTATGAATTTAAACCAATGACTATATGTAAGAAAAAGATGCACCTGAAACAAGAAAAAGCGATTGTAATTTACAATGCAAGACCTCTCTTATAAtttaggcttatccccttaaaatttCCCCACCTTTTACctccaattcgtttgcaccctcacgttgtaaaaccaccaaatatacccaaattacgacctttcactttcaattgcaccctcaagtattaaattgacctcttttcacttgaaaaatgttcaaattaatactttaaattttagcatatattttaaaattggacttaatattttatttaaaacaaaaataaacctattttttcaagtgaaaagagatcaatttaatgtttgagggtgcaattgaaagtgaaaggtcgtaatttggataTATCTAGTGGTTTTGcaatgtgagggtgcaaatgaattgggggtaaaaggtgagaGTTTTTTAAGGAGATAAGCATATAATTTAAACCCTAAATTCGCATCAGAAAAGAGATAAAATACTTGAGAGTTGTAACTAACTTTAGAACTAAAACACTGGTGTGTGAATATATACTCTCTAAATTATTGTGCATGCGatgataacaaaaaaattattgtgcATGTGTCTATTTTTTtggccaaacacatatttgggtccctgcactattatttttttccaacttaagtccctgaactataaaacatttaaaataagttCCTGCACTATTAAAAGTCTCTGATTTAAGTCCCTCCGTGTCATTCCgttagagagtgagatacaaacGCTTGACTCTGAGATTGGTTatagttaaaatttatgaaattaaaattttgagtcCCTACACTAATTTTTTTGCCATTTGAGTCCTTGCACTATAAatctaacttaaatttttaattactcaaaattgattaattcaaaataaatttatttatttaaattaaaataaatatttttaaaaatatgatattttaaagatTGCGAGGTAGACGAactgttttttaatatatttaattttttataaaaataaaaaattaattatataaaataaaaaattatttttatttaattaaattaataaattttaaataattaaaattttaaattaaaatgaatttttttttattaatggtcGGAGATGATTCTAGCTTTGgaaatgctaaaaaaaattaataacattaaaaaataaaataaaataaaaattttattaatattatttaaattatgtgataGAAAGACTTAAAATTGATGTTTCTAATAGTGTAAGGAcccaatttggaaaaaaatgatagtgcagagaccaaaatagcatttttgatatataattgtTAACGTCATCCACATTCCGTTAACTTGCGCAATGATAGGGACTTAAAATAGATGTTTTTGATAGTGTAGGGacttattttaaacgttttatagttcagggacttaagttggaaaagagtaatagtgcagggacctaaatatgtgtttggcctatttttttttagtggactactatttaccgccccaaataaccacccaccgcccaacttttgaccaaactacccctaacctattttcagttttttttttttaaatcaattctttcaattcaattaaaaacccaacgaaTATTCAAGcggatttataataaaaatgttaaaatcgactaaaaataaatctaacaattaatcggttttaaatttgttcatttaaaaatttttaaatttttttttaaaattttttaatggaCAATCGCCCTAagatggcgatggtccaatggaccatcgtccagctttggcgatggtccaatggatcatcgccaaagctggacgatggtccaatggaccatcgccatctcctggcgatggtccattggaccatcgccaaAGCTGGACGATGATCCATTGGACCATCGTCCAGCGttggcgatggtccaatggaccatcgccaggagatggcgatggtccattggaccatcgtccagctttggcgatgatccattggaccatcgccaaagctggacgatggtccattggaccatcgccatctCCCGTCGATGGcccattaaaaaatttaaaaaaaaaaattaaaaatttttaaatgaaaaaatttaaaaccgattaattgttagatttatttttagtcgattttaacatttttattataaattcgttcggatattcgttgggtttttaattgatttgagagaattgaatttttttaaaaaaaatgaaaatgatttaggggtagtttggtcaaaagttgggcggtgggtggttatttggggcggcgaatagtactACCCTTTTTTTATCATCAGAAATGGGAGAAGGAAAGAGCGATTATGAAAAGAGCTAAATTTTcaatcttaattaataaaatcttgTTTAACATTTATACCATTCAAACTAATTCATTAATATATATGTCTAAAAGTTGCAACAAAATTTagaatcaaaaaagaaaaatagtaaaTCACTTGAGTAAAACAACtccttattttttaattttccatttccattttgaggattaaatttaaagaaatctATCAAAAAATTTGTGAATTTTAGATGCGCTGTAAATTTCCATCTCATGTAAAACTGTCTTGTTCTACTTGCTTATGTGCTCATGTATTTACGGGTAATTATTACTAATTGTCttaaattattcattttctCGAATCGcctctaaaatttaatttatacctttgtctttaaatttttattcagTAATTTGATTATCTAATATTATTATTGCGCCGTTTTTGTCAATTTCAATAACGCGGGATGCTCACTATAGTCCTATATCGAacacctaaaattttaatttttatcacaCAATGTCATGTGAAAATGTGCAAAAGATGGATATGCGTTTCATATTTGCTATAAGTAATATTTCAAGTAAACTTTTCAAATTCTATATTATGATgttctaaaaaaaattctcaaacttCGAAATTATATATTCCGTTTTCAATTTCCGAGTTTTCTATATCAATGTCTTCGTATTCGTGCTACTTAAGCTACAAGAGATAATTACATTTGTACTTATCTaaatgaaaaacaaacaaattagaGTTGACTTTCTAAACTAAAACTAATTGACACCATTTCcatcaaaataacaaaaaaattgacaCCATAACTGCTGCTATACTAACTAACCTGCTGTGTGTTTTGGATAAAGCGTCTAACCCAAACATCTTTGCCATGAATGCCGAGTTTTACTATATCTTTGTCCCCTAGAATTCTTGACATTGCTGACACTGAGTCAATCACAACTCGGGCAAATAGAGGTTCCGGTTCTGATCTCATATAGACCGATTCTACGCAATCCCCGAATTTCCTGTTTCAGTCCACATcgcacggaaacggaaatgtcaaaatacaaaatagtgttttttttttattttttaggaaAAATAGGTTGTAAATGTACAGTTTTGGAGTTTCAGAGTTCTAAAACAAAAACGAAACGCCAAAATGTAGAACTCAAGAAATTATAGTGCAATATATTAGCAAAATCAAGATTGAGAAAGTGTACCTCACTATTAGATCTCTAAGTTCTTCTTTTGATATTGGATGTCCTTTTGAGAATGTAATAAACAGTGTTCGATCAATATTAGAAGCAACAGCTGCATCTTTTTTCTCAGATTCCATAACTGCCCTACGAGATTGAACCTTCTGAGTCTCATCCGATACGCCACTATTAGCGACAGAATATCCGTTACCATTGGTGACAGATAACACATTATCATTAGCGACAGATAACCCACTGCCATTAATGGTAGATGACCTATTACAAGGACCATTTGCAACAGATAACCCATTACCATTGGCAACAGATAACCCATAATCATCAGCGACAGATAACCCGTAACTATCAGCGACAGATAGCCCACTACCATTGATTGTAGATGACCTATTACTACGGCCATTAGCGACAGATAACCCATTACCATTAGCGACAGATAACCCATTACAATTAGCATTAGCCACTGATAATCCGCAGCCGTTATCAACAGATACCTCATAACAATTAGCAACGGATAAACCATTAGTGACCGATGACCCGTTACCATTAGCGACAGGTAACCCATAACCATTAGATAACCCATAACCATTAGAGAACCCATTACTATTAGCGACAGGTAATCCATTACAATTGGATAACCCATAACCATTAGCGACAGGTAACCCATAACCATTAGCGACAGATAACCCATTAGCCGTCACAGGTTGAATTTGAAGTTCATTTACCAACTTTCTTGGATTAGAGTCAATAAAAACCCTATCACACACATTCTCCAAGAAAGTTTTCATCAAAGATAAACAATCTGCTCTATCTTCAAGCACTTTTGCAAGACAAAAATCTTGACTAACAATAAAACGCATGAACGGTAATGGCAAATTCCAAGAACTATGACAATTTTTACTCCAACAATCTAAGCAGATTACTGCATCCATCGTCATACCGTAAAGATATGAATCCGATAACATTAACATGTTATATACGAAGTTTGTATAACCTTTTGTTTCCAGCAAATACCAAAAAGCTACAATTTTCTTGGATAAATTAGAGTCAACCCCTAATTTCATGACCAATTTTTCATGAATTTGACGATCAATTGTGTGAAAGACTGAGAGGTCCTTTAAGCAAACTGAAGACGCCATTGAAGAGGGTTTTTAGGGTTTAAGAAGGGTTTAGGTTTCTTGGAGATTAAGGTACCAAAGATTTTGAGATTTGGAGTTGAAAAGGTGCGAAAAGAATTCAAGAAAAACTGAAACGGTGCTTTGAATGAATAAATTCTTTGGAGAAATATATTTAGGTTGAGTTGGTCTAATAATTAGCGAAATTATCGAAACCCAAGTTCATTTAAACTCTAATTTCAGAggtataaaattgaaattaagttAAACGAAAAATCTTCAATAAGGTAGAATaggaaacaaaattaaaaatccgAAATCTCCTATAATTTCCTGTTTTAATTTATCTCCTAAAAagaaattttagttttattgaAACTCAAGTTAATCATTACATTGTGGACGGGGAGAACATTAAATAAATGACATTAATTTCATTGCTCTCAGACATTTATTTGTTCAAATTTCATACTATGATACTGGAAGAAAAGTTATCTGAGTCATCATTAGATATACATGCAGCCGGAAAATTTTGCAAAGCCTTGATAGTTCCGATAATtctaactaattttttaaaaaaattattagttaagaccaatttttaattttaatcaaattttctCAATTGACCATGATTTTAATTGGagagttatcttttcttttGATTCAATTGAAATTAACAATAGAGACATTCAATGGTTGTTATATAAATAAGATTAGATTGAATTAATTCAATTTGACAGAATTGACTAcagttgaaataaaaaaaattcgaataacacaataattgataaaatatatattaataattctGCAATCTTTATTATTTATGCAGAATTTATAAATTGCAAATGATGCCGGTTTGCTAGATCACAATGCCTTCTCCAATTCTACTTAGGGCCTCTTTGGAATGaatgaattccttaaaaaaagttggaattcatttataattccAATTTTTTATGTTTGGAATGAATGAATGGACAAACACAATTCTTGGAATTAAAATCAGGGAATTAATGTTAGTTATAATTTGTGAATTTATAAATCCAAGTAAAATAGATAGAATTTACAAATGAACAACACATAACAAAAAGAACAATCCCTTTTTGACAATAATACCCTCAACTTTTTAAAGGTTCTctttttttttgacatatttgttgtcactttcatttcaatttttcttctcattttatttctttccattttcattcaattttctttctcattttatttttttccattttgattttaattttccttctcgttttttttttaattttctctaCTCCATATTACACAACCAATCATTATAATACCTACTACAACAAATCTCAAACCAAAAAGTTTAGTTTTATCaacttatctttatttttttaattaactatttcaaatagtttattaatattttttcagatttttataattagttaaataaactagtgaaatttttttaatttttttcttgttatatattatgtatttgattttaattatatgtgtATAATTTTTGaatggtttaaattttttatattagttgTTATTTTGTTTCTTATGAATATATTCAATAATATGTATGTTAAATATGTTGATATAGCATATACTTCTAACAAAGTATATGCTATATTTTGAATTTGTAAAACTTGAAGAACAAGTTATGCATTTTGATCTTTGTTTAAAATAGTAGCTTATGCTTAATTTGGTGATTTATGttgttatattttgaatttataaaatttataaaaatcggTGTTTCGGaaattttttgaacaaaaaaaaacagaagaCCTTTTCAGTTAAAGCGTGCCCACAGTAATTTCCAGAAATACTAATTTTGTGGTTTATGTtgctatgttttaattttttgaaatttaaaaaataaattatatattttaatatagttagttatttttagcatataataaattttaatagtattttagttaatttttaatgtttagtaaAATGGTTATAAGGTTAATATAGGaatagattaaaaagaattggaTTATAGAATTCATTCCAAACATAAATATGCAGAATTCATTTTAATTCTATAGTTTATAGTTTTTCATTCCAAACAGCggaattcatttgcaaatgaattcttgtggaattcatttataaatgaattctaGTGAGTAAAAAGAATTGTTCCAAAGGGGGCCTTAATGTTATATCATTCAATCCTCACATCACTATTACTATTGCACTATTTCAGTCACAATAACACAAACGGTTTgatttggtaaaaaaaattcaaattttcagTAAGGTTTGATTTAGAACACAAAACATTTGGGTCAACATTAGTGCAAACCAAAGGGaatcaaaaaaatcaaccaacctggtttggttttgtttggttagAACCAAATGCACACCCCTATATCATCGTGTATTTATTAGTGCAAAAGAAAAGGCATTGAATTTTATTATGTAGTTGGTCAAGTTAGGTCTACAGAAATGTCAAGAGAAAAAGAATGATTAGCTTATCTTCTAAAGTGGAAGAAATCAGACTATTCGTGTCGGCATGTATTGTACATTTCAGTAGTAGAGCCCCTCTATAGTTTTGCTCCTCAATTGggattcgtaaattttgtacaGTCATATGGTCCTAATTCTTGGTTGTTTCTCCTCTTTACCTGAAAACCAAAACCACATGAATCTGGTTAGATCAAACATTATGCTGTCGGTGTGTACATTCAGTtccaaccaaaccaaaattctAAGTTTTTTACCaaaacattttttaataaaaaaattaaatatttcaaactgAATCGGTcggttttatttgttttctggTTCGATTCGGTTTTTTACCAAAAGGGAAcggagttttttttttactctcTTACCGCACCAAACcgagaaattatatttttttataatttcaaactgGATTGAACCAAATATATTTATTCGGTTCAGTTATTCAATTTAGTTCAGTTTTTTTAATAGCAAAACAGTTCTCATTCCATGGTGAGACATTGTTTTGTTTACTTTAGCTACAAAAGTATATAGAAAAAATACTAGCATGCACTGGCTTGTGGGGGTGAGCAAAACCTCGGTCAAACCAaattaactgatctatttcGGTTAATTCATTGAAAGGTTTTCAGTTAATTCTACCGGTTCAAGTAAAAGGATAAAGTGATTTGGttagttcggtttggttaaatCAGTCACCAACCGTTAGCGCGCCCGTACGAGCTTGTAGAAATGATTTAAGGATAAAGGATCTCACCGGGGACCAAGGACTTGCTTCGGGTAGAGACTTGTCTGGGGGTGAATTTTGAACAGCACCACCTTTTTTGGCTAGAATTTCCTGCAGAAAACTTTGCATTTAGATTACCAAATACTTATCTTCTACGCTAGGGTATATGTATAAGCTGAAGTACCTCTCCAGCAGCTTCAAAAGCAGCTAACCATTCATCTGAGAAAGGAACAGCATTTGATGGAGGTTTTATAACCAGGGTATCTTGCTTCTTGTCTTCCCCTGATTTCTTGCTGAAACCAAACAGAAGTTTCAACTACTTTTAGAataggcttaatgtcttaaaaacccccgaccttttagccccttttcaatcataccctgacgttgaaaatttgtcaaatttaccctgtttttcatttttgtgtttcaattgtaccctgaaaaattaaattaacgtcttttgcgtttggaaatttgtttaaaacattcttcatgtctcgcatatactaattgtatatttttaaaatttatttaaatttagttaaattaattaagaatttaaattagtgttaatttgattatggtttttagttagtttttaaaaataaaggatttatttgtacttttttaaataaaaaagaatttaatttcatgtttagacttaattaattaaatgatttcatcatttaagtaaaaaaattaacaaaaattaaaatattggggtacaattgaaaacggaaaatttaaaagtgggtaaaattgacaaattttcaacgtcggggtggaattgaaaaaaagtttaaaggtgaggggttttgagtgattagcCTATTTAGAATATGCACTGTACTCATTCCAAGAAAGTTATGGAgtcaaattaaataatcaatacATTCAAAAAGTCAAACAGTTAAGTTATGCTCCAATTAtggttatattattatttctaaCATATCCTCCGCACAACAGGTTCATGTTATCTTGTACTCAAATTATGTTGCACAAAAACTTTTTAAgtcatatttcatttttatttttacaaacgcttctgattttgaaacttaatatttacaaactatacttcgaaaaatatcaatttgatatCTCCAGTTTCGACATTTTCTTTTCCGTGCAACGTAGTGCTCAAAAATGGTAAATATTGAGGATCAAACTCTAGACTTTTCAATCATAGCGACATAGCGTGACAAATAACTAATCCACTGCAACTATGGTTTTggatatattattatttctaaCCTGTCATATGCTAATCATAATGATTAAAGAGTTGACAAGAGGAAACAAATACTGCGCATGCACAAAGAAGATACAGGTTTAAAAATGCTTACAGTGAGTTTTTAGTATCTTCAACTTCTTTGGAGGACATGACACTTTCCAACCCGTTTTGCAGTTCACTGTTACTATTTCCATTGCCTAGATGAATGTTAATTTCAACTTCCGCTGGCAAAGTAGTAGTCAACGACAAATCTTCTTGCATATCCTGCTGAGTACCTTCACTTGAAGTTTCGTTGGTTTGTTCATTCAAAGAACAAAATGCCTTAGAGCCAGAAGCATTTGTGGCCAATGGCATCTGATTTTCATTTGTCTCAGACAACGACCCAAGATTGGAAAGCCAAGCTTGATTTTCAAGCTCATAATCACTCCTGCGACATTTGCCATTTTCAACTGATGCCTCTGAGGATAAGGGCTCTGCATCCATATCCATATTAAAGCCTGCATCTTGCTTCATAAAGGGGCAATCGTCAGAACTTTTTGATTCCCTTGGACAATCATTAATGTCTGAAACATTCTCAATATTATTGTTCTCCCGCTGTTCAACAGAAGAATCCATAAGCACCAAGTTATCATTCAAACACAAACCATGATTTTCAACAGGAACTTGTTCAATTACAAGTCCAAGACTTCGAAGCTCGGCATGTTTGCTGGTATCAACACACACCAATggtgatttatttttttccacaAAGGTGCATTTGTTGCCGCTGTTTCTGTCGGCTAATGAATTCTCAACTAAGGACCCCTCTAGCGCATAATCCGCATTGGTATTACCCGCAAGTTCATTTTCTTTGATATTGTATAGCTGTGGACTTTGAGTAATTTTAAATCCACTTCCACCAATTGCACCGACATCTTTCAAGGATCTGCCTTTTTCAGTTAAGTCGTCATCACACATATCTTGACTACGATTCACCTGTTTAGCTTCTTGAGAACAAGAATTTATCAACTTAGCTTGCTCTGCAGTCTGTTCTTTCACATCCCATATGCCAGTCGAGCAATCAGTGTGCTGTATATCAATGGCCCCTTCACTACAACAAGCAACATTATTTGGCTGTGAATAAgaaaaagaatataattttttcttgTATTGTTTATCTATTTCACCTTCAAGCTCATTTTGTTGTCTGAAAACTTCTCAAGTCCTACATTTCATGTTTCGTTTTCATTTTCAGAAAAGCTTTGAAGCTCCAAAACTCAATATTTGTAACTTCTTAAAACATCATTCTGTTTT
This region of Mercurialis annua linkage group LG1-X, ddMerAnnu1.2, whole genome shotgun sequence genomic DNA includes:
- the LOC126681463 gene encoding hyphally regulated cell wall protein 3-like; this encodes MASSVCLKDLSVFHTIDRQIHEKLVMKLGVDSNLSKKIVAFWYLLETKGYTNFVYNMLMLSDSYLYGMTMDAVICLDCWSKNCHSSWNLPLPFMRFIVSQDFCLAKVLEDRADCLSLMKTFLENVCDRVFIDSNPRKLVNELQIQPVTANGLSVANGYGLPVANGYGLSNCNGLPVANSNGFSNGYGLSNGYGLPVANGNGSSVTNGLSVANCYEVSVDNGCGLSVANANCNGLSVANGNGLSVANGRSNRSSTINGSGLSVADSYGLSVADDYGLSVANGNGLSVANGPCNRSSTINGSGLSVANDNVLSVTNGNGYSVANSGVSDETQKVQSRRAVMESEKKDAAVASNIDRTLFITFSKGHPISKEELRDLIVRKFGDCVESVYMRSEPEPLFARVVIDSVSAMSRILGDKDIVKLGIHGKDVWVRRFIQNTQQVS